In Cryptomeria japonica chromosome 5, Sugi_1.0, whole genome shotgun sequence, the genomic window CAAGAGTCTTGCACAAGTTAGTGTGACAGAAGGAAATTCTCTTTTGATTCAGCCATTTGATAAGTCTAGTGTAAAGCCTATTGAAAAAGCCATTAGCAAGTCTAATCTGCGTTTAACTCCAAGCAGTGATGGAAATATAATTCGATTAAATATTCCACAGCTAACAGCTGAAAGAAGAAAGGATGTTGCTGTGAAGATCCTCATAGATCAAGATTTGTATGAAGAGAAACTTAAGGAGTTCTTGAGAGAGGTTGCAATCATGATACGTTTGCGACATCCAAATGTTGTCCTTTTCATGGGTGTTGTAACAAAGCGTCCCGACTTGTCAATTGTGACTGAATATTTACCAAGGGGAAGCTTGTATCATCTTATTCATAGAGCAGGACAAAGGGAGTTACTGGATGAAAGGCGACGATTGCGAATGGCACTAGATGTGGCCAAGGGAATAAACTATTTACATCGGTATGACCCTCCTATTATTCATCGAGATCTGAAGTCTCCTAATTTATTGGTTGACAAGACATGGAAAGTGAAGGTTTGTGATTTTGGTTTATCACGATTCAAGGCAAATACATTCATCTCTTCCAAATCTGCAGCAGGAACGCCTGAATGGATGGCTCCTGAAGTGCTTCGTGATGAACCATCCAATGAGAAATCTAATGTCTATAGTTTTGGTGTAATTCTTTGGGAACTTGTCACTATGCAGCAACTGTGGAGTGGCTTAAGTCCAGCTCAGGTTGTTGGAGTTGTTGGTTTTCAAAACAGGAGGCTTGCAATTCCACCAGATATACACCCTGAAATAGCTTCCTTAATTGAGGCTTGCTGGGCCAATGACCCAAGACAGCGACCGAGTGTTTCAAATATTATGGATTCTTTAACAGCATTGCTAAAGCCTTCAGCCGCACAACCTGTTCATGGTGGGAAGTCATAACTTTCTTCAAAGGCGTGCATATAAAGGGCAGCGTTGAGGTTTTGGGGAACCAAACAAATGCAAATTAATTACTAGCATCCTCTCC contains:
- the LOC131875946 gene encoding serine/threonine-protein kinase CTR1-like; this encodes MPASVWMVLVYRQMVVKAKGCGALAIFLPSKDSWIQACDFSISHPNSEDEKGLDLAHPKWTDLIGEGLSLTYRGGEEFVCSLDYLLCSGRETVGKNSTYSIRSLAYKDGFFGKSLILRPFQQKRNVRTGAYRCATSEETYEEKQLTEEDARERMSKTLEPFDKSSVKPIEKAISKSNLRLTPSSDGNIIRLNIPQLTAERRKDVAVKILIDQDLYEEKLKEFLREVAIMIRLRHPNVVLFMGVVTKRPDLSIVTEYLPRGSLYHLIHRAGQRELLDERRRLRMALDVAKGINYLHRYDPPIIHRDLKSPNLLVDKTWKVKVCDFGLSRFKANTFISSKSAAGTPEWMAPEVLRDEPSNEKSNVYSFGVILWELVTMQQLWSGLSPAQVVGVVGFQNRRLAIPPDIHPEIASLIEACWANDPRQRPSVSNIMDSLTALLKPSAAQPVHGGKS